TAGTTTCCAATCATAACACAGACCACCTTCTGTCATTTTTttgaggcggggccgggggcatCTATTTTGGGCTTATTTAGATTGAATCAAATACAAGTTTGTGTCAGGTTTCAAGAATTGTCACAGTGGAACTGTAGGACTTTGTAAGGATTAAAGTAACAATGGTGCTTCTGTTTCtaactttattatattattcatgggtgtgtgtgtgtgtgtgtgtgtgtgtgtgtgtgatggtagGAAGAGACAAAGTCCTGTAAGCAAGTTGCTGTGTCAGAATATGAAAAAATGCATGAGTtcctgaaggaggaggaggagctgcagCTGCAGTTGCTGGAGAAGGTGGAAAGAGAGAACATAAAAAAGCTGCGGGAAAACGAGATCAAGCTGACACAGCAAATAAGATGCCTAAACAAAATGGTTGAACACGTAGAGAACATGTGTCAGAACTCCACTCTGGAGTCTTTTGAGGTAAGATTcctagaaaaattaatgaaaaaaaccAAACCTGTAGTCAACATTTAAATTTCAAAgcacagtaaatatttttttgcttaacCTGAAAAAGTAGGTTCTGGCGACCAGATGGTTTCCCTTGAGAGTCGACACTCTGTGCTATGAATAAAaccttgggggtgtgggggttgaGGGACGACAGGAAGTAGAGGGGAGCACTGCAGCAGGGAAATTATCATCCCACCCAAACCTGATGATGACTCCATTCTAACTTTTGCTCTTCCGTCCTCTTTGCAATGTCAATTTCAAGAATATTTGAAGTTTAAGGAGCATTTTCTTTGTGTAGGCACATCAATCTTCACAGAGATAAGGATGGTGACAGTTACATATGAGTTGGGTTTATTGTAGTACTGGCAAAATTACTCAGACCTATGACAGTGAATCCATTTACTAAATAATCAGTGGTAGAATCCAGGGTCTCTGTGTATCAAGCCTCTCTTTTCTATCTCTTATTACTTCCCTGTGTTGCTACTGCTTTCTTGGGATCTTAAATATACACTACTTGAGCCAACACTTGTTATATATCTCTCTCCTAGGATAACTCCCAGAATGCCACCATCTAATTCAATCCATCCATACACTAGCTCAGAACGCTCTCACAAGGCCCCTCTTATGTTTCTCTTTGGCTCCCCCAAATCCCTGCATAATGACACTGATAGTTTGTCTCTTTGGTCAGTAGTTTGTTCTTTTGACAAAGGaatttggatttgttttgtttttcttcctttggggtcatacccggttatgcatagggattactcctggctctgcactcaggaattacccctggcaatgctcagggtaaaaaatgggatgctgggaaccaaaccgggtcagttgcgtgcaaggcaaatgccctatccactgtgttatcgatccagcccctgaatttgGGTGTTTTGTTCTACTGTTTGTTCTTCTATTCAAGGTGTTCTtaaagcatactttttttttttttttttgctttttgggtcacacctggcaatgcacatgggttagctcctggctttgcactcaggagttactcctggcagcgctcaggggaccatatgggatgctgggaatcaaacccgggtcggccgcgtgcaaggcaaatgccctacccgctgtgctattgctccagccccttaaagcaTACTTTTAACACTGTGTCCACTGACCAACAGTTATAACTAACGGGATAGACCAATGGATTTTAGCCTTTCTATATCTTGTCGACCAgctagaaatagaaatagtagACATAGAGCtagaaatcatttttctttttttaagtatcatTCTTTGAGGaggaataagacaaaaaaaaagtagagtgacaggagagagatgagagcagGTAAGTTGAAATAAGCAGACAGTTGAAAACCATTGTTCTAAAGGCTTGGGATAAAGATTCTTgatatttgcaaataattttatcCCACCAGTCTTTGCTGATGATCAAAATGCACAAATActaattctctccctctctctccctccctccctctctctcacttctctctaaTATCCTTAGGATTTGAGAGAAACATTGGAAAGGTaggttttctttctgtgtttaattGGAAGACACAGGGGTGTGGTTGGATGAAAGAGGTGATCATGAGAGGGTCCCCGCTACTGGGGTAAAAGGAATAGGCTCGCTTATTGGCACAGGCTATGGGTGCTGGCAGGAGCAGGCCAACTGATGGTTTCTGTCCTCTAATAGGAGCGAGCCACTCTTGCTTCAGTGTCCAGAGGCAACCACCATGGAACTGTGTCTGTGCCACATCACTGGAATGCAAGACATGCTCAGAAAATTCTGCAGTAAGTCAGCCTTTTTAGTCAAACCTCCAGAGAATTCCAGTATTAATCTGAGTATGTATTAGGGAGGCAGAACTGAGCCCCTGAGCTGATTCGGTCAAGGTACCCTGCATCCGCAGTAGGTTGCGGGGAACATGTATCACTCTCCTGTGCCAGAACATAGAGAAACAGTGGAACATGTTTGATGTTGGATGTGGCTTTGTTTTCTGTCTAGGACTCAGACACTTCCCTTTGCTTTTgtctgttttgatctgcataccACCTgcctatacatacatatatatgtgtgtgtgtgtgtgtgtgtatatacatatatatgcatatcttttGGCAAGGGTTTCTGCATGTTTCTGTTCTTGTCaagataaaaatgaacaaactttaacttggggggtggggtgggggctataTATTCATCAGTGCTTGGCAccgactcctagcggtgctctaGGAAGCATGTGCTGGGAAGTGAACTTGtgcttcctgcatacaaagcatgcactccagcacaTTGAGCTACCAGCCCTGACTTAAACTTCAAGTTCCTGTAAGGAATCATTCAAAGAATTATCCTCTGCGAAGGCTCCAGATACTTAGGCAGGACTGCATTAACTCTCAACTTTTATCAATCTGGTCTTCAGAGGGAGAGCTCATGGACTCTGAGTTCAATGGTATTGAAAAGTGTTTATGATGGCATTAGATCACTGACAGTAGCCTTTCCTCTTGTAGATTGTCCAGCCACCCACAGACAGTAGATGTTAATCACAAAGATTCTGGTGAGACCCaatctataaagaaataaaactatgcGTAGGGGGACATTATTTTGTCAGCACAGTTAGTGGAGGTTGGAAGCAGCACCTGTGACTATCTCAGGAGGATAAGAGAGGAGGTCTCATGGGTTCATGATATATCTCATCATCATCTGGAGGTCACAGGAAGTAAGGAATAATGAAAAATGTGATTGGAACATCCATTAAACACTCACAACTTCATTATCTTAGCCAAGAACCTGTTTGTCttctataaaaatggaaaaaaataataatgcatggCATGTTTAAGTGTGATGTGCTTAGAATACATAGAAAATGTTTGACACCAAAGTAGGAGATCAGTAATTTATAAGTGCTTTATTTCTCTCACTCACAAACAGAAGAGCCAGACTCAATGTTCACTAACATGTATACAAATGATGCAGTATATCCTTTGAGGGTAAAGATCTTTGAGTTTTAATCTGTCTGATGAACAGAAAAACTTATCTGAGATTCCCCTCTCAAAGCAGGCTCAGTATCATTCTGTACCCAACTCTCTCTTAATTCCGTTTCACAGATCCTTTTGCAATACGGAAGTGCTCAGACTCTGCTCCAATTCACAGAAAACTTCCCACCACACTTACTCACTGTTGTTTTTTAGAGTCACACTGGCTTGTTCAGATGATTCAAGAGAGGACTCATTCTTTTTGACTCTTGCAGCCGATATTACTCTCGATCCAGTCACTGCCAATGCCCATCTGGTCTTGTCTGAGGATCTGAAAAGTGTGAGACACGGAGGAATCCGGCAGCAGTTACCTGACAACCCGGAAAGATTCGACCAGTCCGCAACTGTGTTGGGTGCTCAGATCTTCACATCTGGGAGACACTATTGGGAAGTGGAAGTGGGCAACAAGACAGAGTGGGAAGTGGGCATCTGTAAGGACTCTGTGAGCAGAAAAGGGAATCACCCAAAGCCTCCTGGGGACCTCTTCTCACTCATAGGCTTAAAAATTGGAGAGGATTATAGTCTTTGGGTCTCCTCCCCTCTAAAGGGCCAACATGTCAAAGAACCTGTGCGTAAGGTGGGCGTTTTCTTAGACTATGAGTCCGGGCACATAGCATTCTACAATGTGACAGATGAGTCTCTGATTTATAGTTTCCCTCCAGTCTCTTTCCAAGACTCTCTCAGACCCATCTTTTCCCCGTGCCTCCCCAATGAAGGGACGAACACCGGCCCCCTTACCATCTGCTCACTGAAAAACAGTGTCTGAGGGAGATGCCTCTGAGCTTTGGCTGAGGTGGAGGTCTAAGACCAACAGATGACTATTAATTAAGATGATGAATGCAGTGACAGTCTCAACATCAGGCTATCAGAAAGACTACCTCCCCAAAGAGTTTATAGTAACTTGAGCGTGCAACGAGCCGCCAAATTGGACTGTTAACCTTTTAAAACCAATGGGACAAGATAATCTCATCCTTTGTCTTTTACCAAATGCATTATCTAGATGTTGCCATGTATGTACAAGTCTCTAAAAATATACAGTTAGCACTATTCCCTCTTGTCTCTAATCCCACTGTCACAGgtcagttttataaatatatatctttttccagttgtatgtatttatattttgactCTAAGAATCTTTGCTGTTTAAATGTGTCTTGGTCTTACTTGCAGACTTTTATATGCTGAGGCCACCCAAACTGGAAGCCTGATGAATGGGGTCCCCTTt
The nucleotide sequence above comes from Sorex araneus isolate mSorAra2 chromosome 1, mSorAra2.pri, whole genome shotgun sequence. Encoded proteins:
- the TRIML1 gene encoding probable E3 ubiquitin-protein ligase TRIML1 — translated: MSCFETISTAHLMENLREELTCFICLDYFTNPVTTECGHSFCLVCLMKNWEEHNAPLSCPECWRTLESPNFQPNERLGRLAGIGKQLRSHVLQKEGNHRRMLVVPKVISDVQDVKALQIQGHGANRMYQMNEVEKYHKGKLRELLILLRKKRKETQVILTHERERVILCKEETKSCKQVAVSEYEKMHEFLKEEEELQLQLLEKVERENIKKLRENEIKLTQQIRCLNKMVEHVENMCQNSTLESFEDLRETLERSEPLLLQCPEATTMELCLCHITGMQDMLRKFCTDITLDPVTANAHLVLSEDLKSVRHGGIRQQLPDNPERFDQSATVLGAQIFTSGRHYWEVEVGNKTEWEVGICKDSVSRKGNHPKPPGDLFSLIGLKIGEDYSLWVSSPLKGQHVKEPVRKVGVFLDYESGHIAFYNVTDESLIYSFPPVSFQDSLRPIFSPCLPNEGTNTGPLTICSLKNSV